The following DNA comes from Legionella sp. PATHC032.
GTAAAGAGTTGCATGAAGATTTTTGAAATCTCACTAGAATTATTAATACATACCAAATCTAATGAAAATAGTTTGATTAATATCGATGATTTTATGAGATTATGCATTGATTTTGTGCCCAGCCCAAATTACTTTACTAACAATTTAATACATGCAAATCCGCGTTTTGTTAGGATAAAATTAGTAAATTGTATTAGCACAAATTATTAATGAATATTATTGGAGATTCCCTTTAATGATTACTTATCCAGGAGAGGTTAACCTTGCTAAATACAAACTTGATAGTAAACCGGAAGAGGTATTTTATGGTTTACCGAGTGATGTTATGTTTTGCAGTAAATGCACATACAGCAACCAAAAGCCTAATTCTGAAAAAGAATACAAACACACGATTGACGCGAAGAAGCCGACTATCAATTTTGATGAAGAAGGAGTTTGTTCAGCATGCCGAGTAGCGGAGAAGAAAAAGGCGGTGGATTGGGATCAAAGAAAGAGGGAATTAAAAGAGTTATGTGATAAATATCGGAGCAAGACGGGTCATTACGATTGCCTTATTCCTGGTTCAGGCGGGAAGGACAGTTTTTACACGGCGTATATGTTGAAATATGAATATGGAATGAATCCCTTGACAGTGACTTGGGCTCCCCATATTTATACGTCCTGGGGGTGGAATAATTTCCAGGCATGGATACATGCCGGATTTGACAATTATCTGTTTACTCCCAATGGTCAAGTGCATAGATTGCTTACCAGATTAGCACTGGAAAAGTTATATCACCCGTTTCAACCATTTATTCTTGGTCAAATGTACTATCCGCCAAAAATTGCAATGGATTTGAATATACCATTGGTGTTTTATGGAGAGAATCCATCAGAATATGGTAATAATGCCAAGGAAAATGAAAAAGCGACGAAGGACATCAGTTATTTCACGGCGAATGATATTTCCAATATTTATCTTTCTGGGATATCAGCGCTTGAGTTGAAGGAAGAGTTTGGTTTAACTGAAGTAGAGCTACAGCCATATATACCACCTAATCCCAACAGACTTGTTGAGAAAAAGATAGAGGTACAATATCTGGGATATTATTTACCATGGCATCC
Coding sequences within:
- a CDS encoding N-acetyl sugar amidotransferase, with amino-acid sequence MITYPGEVNLAKYKLDSKPEEVFYGLPSDVMFCSKCTYSNQKPNSEKEYKHTIDAKKPTINFDEEGVCSACRVAEKKKAVDWDQRKRELKELCDKYRSKTGHYDCLIPGSGGKDSFYTAYMLKYEYGMNPLTVTWAPHIYTSWGWNNFQAWIHAGFDNYLFTPNGQVHRLLTRLALEKLYHPFQPFILGQMYYPPKIAMDLNIPLVFYGENPSEYGNNAKENEKATKDISYFTANDISNIYLSGISALELKEEFGLTEVELQPYIPPNPNRLVEKKIEVQYLGYYLPWHPQECYYFAVNHGGFTPSPERTAGTYSKYSGIDDKIDDLHYYTTFIKFGIGRATYDSSQEIRNGELVREEGVALVRRFDGEYPERFEKENFEYLSIDSKKLPIAAKQFEQPKMDREYFERLTNHFRSPHLWAFDNGQWVLRHRVS